AGGTAACTGTCATAGGCCCGCTGGATGCCTTCGGCCAGCCCGGTGGTGGGGGCCCAACCCAATTGCTGGATCTTGCTGGTGTCCATCACCTTTCGCATCGTGCCATCCGGCTTGCTGGTGTCTTGCACAAAGGTGCCTTTGTAGCCAACCACGTCCGCTATCGTTTCTGCCAATGCCCGAATGGTCAGGTCTTGGCCCGAACCGACGTTGATCAGAGGGCAGCGCACCGGATTGGTGAGTTCGCTGTAACGCGTGTCGTCCAGGGATGCCAGGAATACCAGCGCGTCTGCAAGGTCATCCACATAAAGGAATTCGCGCTTGGGCGTACCGCTACCCCACAAAACGACTTCCTCTGCTCCAGATACTTTGGCATCGTGCATCTTGCGCACCAAGGCCGGTAGGACGTGTGAATTGTTGAGGTCGTAGTTGTCGCCCGGGCCATACAGATTGGTGGGCATCGCCGCCAACCACTTCGTGCCGTACTGGCGGTTGTAAGACCAGCACATTTCAACGCCAGCGATTTTTGCCAAAGCGTAAGGGCGGTTGGTAGACTCCAGCAAGCCTGTGAGCAAATACTCTTCTTTGATCGGTTGCGGACAGTCGCGCGGATAAATGCAAGAGCTACCCAGGAACACCAAACGTTCTACTTTGCAGGCATGCGCCGCACGGAAGATATTTGCCTCAATGAGCAAATTGCTCATTAGAAAATCAACGGGATAGGTGTTGTTCGCATGGATTCCACCAACCTTGGCCGCCGCCAGGAATACCACCTCAGGGCGTTCTTGTGCAAAAAATTGCTGTGTGGCGGCCCCATCTTCCAAGTCTAGTTCGGCATGCGTGCGAACCACTACATTGTTGTAGCCACGGGCCTCCAAGGCGCGCAGGATCGCGCTGCCCGCTAGACCGCGATGGCCTGCCACATAGATTTTGCTAGTTTTTTCCATAACGGTAAGGGCTACTCGTGGTAATCGTAGGTGGCGAAACCATGCTTCTTGACCAGTTCATCGCGCTGCGCACTTTGCAGATCGGATTGCACCATTTCCGCCACCAGTTGCTGGAAGCTAATTTGCGGCGTCCAGCCCAGCTTTTGCCTGGCCTTACTCGCGTCGCCAAGAAGCGTCTCCACTTCCGTGGGACGGAAGTAGCGCGGATCTACCTGCACTATGCACTTACCTGTTGCGGTGTCATAGCCCTTTTCATCCACGCCCTGGCCTTCCCAACGCATCTGGATACCCAGTTCCAAAGCCGCAGTGTTCACGAAGTCACGCACGCTGTATTGCACGCCAGTGGCGATCACAAAGTCTTCTGCTTGCTCTTGCTGCAGCATCAGCCACTGCATTTCGACGTAGTCTTTGGCATGGCCCCAATCACGCAATGAATCCATGTTGCCGAGGTAGAGGCAGTCCTGCAGATCCAACTTGATGCGCGCCAAGGCGCGTGTAATCTTGCGGGTAACGAACGTCTCGCCGCGGATCGGACTCTCGTGGTTAAACAAGATGCCATTGCAGGCATAAATGCCATAGGCCTCGCGGTAATTCACCGTGATCCAGAAGGCATACATCTTGGCAACGGCATAGGGGCTGCGCGGGTAGAAAGGCGTCGTCTCCTTCTGCGGAGTCTCTTGCACCAAGCCGTAGAGCTCCGAGGTAGAGGCTTGGTAAAAACGGGTCTTCTTTTCCAGGCCCAGGATGCGAATGGCTTCCAGAATACGAAGCGTACCAATACCATCTGCGTTAGCGGTGTACTCAGGCGTTTCAAACGACACGGCCACATGGCTCATGGCTGCCAAGTTGTAAATCTCGTCTGGCTGCACGAGCTGAATGATACGAATCAGATTGGTGGAATCGGTCAAGTCACCGTAGTGCAACTTGAATCTGGCGTTATCGACATGCGGATCCTGGTACAGATGGTCGATACGGTCCGTGTTGAACAAGGAGGAGCGGCGCTTGATGCCATGCACCTCATAGCCTTTTTTTAACAGCAACTCGGCGAGGTAGGCACCGTCTTGGCCGGTGATACCTGTTATCAGGGCGATTTTCGAATTACTCAATTTTTCATTAAATTTATGCATAAATGGTCATTATTTAATTGGGTTAAAAATTAGCTATTTACCGACGAGTTGGAGAAGCCTCTTTAGTATCCTTCTTATTCCCTGAGTTTTTTCTTTTATATCTTCCACTATTTTTGGTTTCAAAATATCAATCTCTCCCATCTTGTTTTGAAACCATCTATCATCCATGCCATATGTTTCACTCATAATCTTTCGCCTCGTCGAGTTATTGAGGCATGAAAATATCTTCAGCATCGCTATTATCTTATATGGTCTGCCAAGCCATTGATTCTCAACAAGCAAAAGGCGAGCCTTTTCTATCAGAAGATGATCTTCAGTAGGGATATCTTTGCACACTAGTAAATCCGCAAATCCGTCTATTAACTGATCACGAGATACATCATCAAAGAAAATATCCGTTATTAAAAGATGCTCATTTATAGTTCTGATTGAATTTGCCGATGTGTGGCTGCTGGCACTCTCACCTGGCAATATTCGAAAATTAATTAAATCTCGATCAGAAATAAAAATGGGATAGCGCTTTACAAGCCGGATCCACATCTCAAAATCTGGCAGTTGCCGGAATCTATTATTGTACAATCCTATCTCAATGTAACAAGATCTTCTGATTAACATTGTTGGGTGACATATACAATTACTTAGATCAAAAAAACGCCTTAACCAAAGCCCTTGACTACGATTCTCTTGATCAAAAACAGTTCCGAAGGGAAGCGACCCTTTCGTAATAACGACACCATCCTTATCAACAAACTGAGCACGTCCAAAACATGCACCAATGTTTGGATTCGTCCGTAAGATACCCACCTGGTATATTAATTTGTCGGGAGAGTTCCAGTAGTCATCTGAATTGATCAATGCAATGAACTCACCGCGAGAACGGCCTATCAATTCGTTGGTGACGATGCATGCACCACGGTTAACTGTGTTCGGAAAGAATAAAATCCTATCATCAGAGATAGAGGTAATGACGTCTCGTGTGTTATCAGTTGATCCGTCGTCGGAGATAATTAATTCAAAATCAACATCCGTTTGAGATAAGACACTTTCAATTGCTTGTTTTACATATTTTGAGTGATTATAAGTTGGCATAATCACGGAGACTGTAGGCTTGTTCATTTCCCCCCTCGCCGAATAATTTTTAATAGAACGCGTGAAAAAATTGGCGGTGTGATTAAATGGAAGAGTGGAAACAAAAATGGAGGTAAAAAATTTCTCGCCAATCTAAAAAGTCGACTTGCTGGTAATTTTATATTAGATAGATTTTTGTCTATTGTTTCAATTGCGATAGAATTTTTAATTCGCGCAGAAAGTTCATTGAACTCAGCGTTATAAATTCCATCTGTTAAGTCGTTGTAAGCCGGAATTATCTCTAATTGTGCCTTGAGTTTTTCTAGATGGCTAGCTTTGGACCAAGACCCTTTTGAATGGATTCGATAAACGGATAGGGGCTCATTCAAAAATCCAATCAAATTCTTTCCGGATATGCATATGTTGATGATCCAATCATAAGATTTTATTTCAAAGACGGACTGAGGAATTTTTCGAAGAGCAGACTTTCGATACATGCAGGTCGAAAAATTTCCAACTAAATTATCATTAATAAGATCTCGGGCCGCTATAATTTTGTGATCATTTCCAATTGGTGCACGCGGGTAAAAAAAGTTTCTATTTTCTTCAAAAACCCAGTAATTTACAGAGCATAAATCACATTCCCAATGTTCATCGAGAAATAATATTTGCTTTTCGAGCTTTGTGGGTGATATCCAATAGTCATCACCTTCAAGAACAGCGACATATAGACCATCAGAAGCCAAAAAGCCACGTTGATAATTTCGTGTGATACCGTAATTTTTGTCGTTATCTAGGTATTTAAAAATAAATCTATCATCTCGCCCTTCGAAACTCTTTATTATTTCAATGGTTTTATCGGATGAAAAATCATCTGCAATGACCAGTTCAATCCGATGAGACAGTTTTTGCCGAAATAGACTATCAAGAGCTCGTTCAATATAATTTTCATGGTTATATGTTACGAGAAGAACAGATAACTTTAGCTCAAGAATTTTGGGATTGTCCATGCAAGTAATAGCTTAATTTTTAATTAAATTATCCGTGCCGGATTTCCAATAACCGTCACTCCAGGCGGTACATCTTTGGTAACTACAGCGCCCATCCCAACTACAGCGCCTTTTCCAATTCGTAACGGCTTGTCAGCGGATCCTTGTTTGATTACTGCCTTAGTACCAATGTAGGCAAAATCATCAATATGAACATTGCCATTACAGCAAACACCGGGTGCAAAAGTAACAAAGTCCCCTATAACGCAATCGTGCGCAACATATGAATAAATATTCGCATGAAAGAAGGATCCAATTTTTACATTTGATGTAATCATAGTGTTTGGACAAAATATGGCACCTTCACCAATGACATTATTCTCTAAAATAATCACTTGAGGCCCTTGAATAGATAAAACTTTCGCAGAATTTCCGACCCTCTTTGAAATGTCTGCTCGAGCAACGCCGCTACCGATCGCAACGTTATAGAGCAAAGTACCAGTCAATGACTGAAAATCACGAAGACTTATAACAGAATATCCATTTCTACGATTTTCTATTGGGTCTTCGGTTTCAACAAAATATAAATTGATATCTTCGGCAGGAATGTTAAGACTTTTGCTGATACTTTCTTTTGAATAGGGCATTACTTCCCGTCCAAATCCACCGGCTCCAATTAATCCAAAACTAATTTTATTCTTCATAATAGTCTCTCTAATTTATCAGATGCAAAGTGCGATTACGCGGTGACGCTTTTTATGAAATTTGTTATTCTCTTTACTTCGTCAAAAGTTAAATTTGGATAAATGGGTAAACATAATATTCTGGATGCTGCATTTAACGCTACTGGCAACCCTGCATGTTGTGCAGAGGGCATGCTTCTATACATCGGAAAATCTGATATCAATGGATAAAAATATCTTCTTGCATAAATATTCTCATTCTTTAAATTTTGATACAAATCGTCTCGTGATATGGGAAAATCTGACTGAACTAGAATGGGGAAGTATGAGTAATTAGACGTTGTTTCTTCAGTATTTTCTACGCAAGTAATGCCGGGAATATCAGCAAGCTCTTTTCTATATAAAGCGTCAATAGATTTGCGAAGTAATATGGCCTCATCTACATGTTTTAGTTGAAGCATGCCGAATGCTGCATTTAGCTCACTCATCTTTCCATTTATTCCCGGTGCGACTACAGTTACTTCATCGACAATCCCAAAATTTTTAAGATTATCGATCCGTAATTTTGTTTTCTTGTCTGGGCAAATAATGGCTCCACCCTCAAATGTATTAAATACTTTAGTGGCATGAAAGCTCAATACAGATAAATCGCCATGATTTAATATACTCCCACGTGAGTCACTGACCCCAAATGCGTGAGCGGCATCATAAATTACTTTCAGGTTGTACATATCTGCAATTTTTTGAATTGCTTCTACGTCACAAGGATGTCCATAACAATGGACTGGCATGATGGCAGTCGTTTGTGGTGTTATCGCTGCTTCTATTTTACTTGGATCAATATTCAATGAGTTTTTGTCGATATCAACAAAAACTGGTTTTATTCCGTTCCAAAGTAGCGAATGTGCTGTTGCGACAAATGAGTATGGAGTTGTTATTACTTCGCCAGTTATGCGCAATGCTTGCAATGCAGTTACCAACGCGATAGTCGCATTTGTAAATAGGGCAATATGTTCGACGCCAAGATACTCGCAAAGCGCTTTTTCAAGTTGTTGGTGAAATGGGCCACCATTGGTTAAGATTTTACTCTCCCATATCTCCTCTAGGTAGGGGATAAATTCGGCTAATGGCGGAAGTTGCGGTTGCGTTACGAATATTTTGGATTTTTGTTTCATATACTAATTGAGATTAGTTTTAATAAATTTCTACTAACTACGACGGTGTACTAAGTTAATGATTCGATATAAAAAATTCGCAAGTCAATTTGCCTGAACTCGTCGCACTTAGCCGATTAAATTCTATATACGACGCTTCAAATCTATTGGCAAGCCTTTAATTCTGACTGCAGAAACTCAATTCTAGGTTTCATTTGACGATCAAATGAAAATTCCCGCCGGAGCGCGGCCTGTCCTAGCTGGGAAAGTTTCAGTAGTGCGTCTCTATTAAGGGAGTAGTATTCTAGGCGCTCGCAGATTTGCTCCACATTTCGTTCGATTAACTCGAATTCTACTCCTGGCAAAAATATCGGATTTCCCAAGTCATCCTTGTTTAGTCCCAATGAATCAGATAGAAACATTGCGACGCCAGCAAGGCCGGCCTCGACACATGCCGTAGTTGGAAATCCATCGAATGAACCACTTGCCTTAGTAATTTCATAGTTTGAAATATTGGGGGAAATAATTACGTCCATTTTTCCATAAAAGTTCGCAAAAAAGCTGGCGGGTTGAACACCATGAAAAAAGCAATTATTTAAAAATTTCTCCCCAAGAATAGATGGTGACCAGTCACCAACAAAATGAAAGTTAAATATAGAATTTCGTGAAAGTATTCGCGCAACACTTGAAAATATGTCACTACCTTTCTCTATCCCTGACTCACTGTATCGCTGTGCAACGAAGCATACATTAATTACTTTTGTGTGTATTTCCCTTCTGATAGTTTTTGGCTTATAAGCACTAGGTACAATCCCACCAAAAATAGGCAGAATGCGATCGGCCTCACAAAATTGATTGTCTATCAGGTAACTTCTAGAAATATGCTGAGTTGTTATTATCTTGCGTACTCTTCTGTCATCACAAAGTCGACGCAATTTTATGTCAGAGATCGGATCGTTTAAATCAAAACCCCCTCCGGGGTACAGAGTGAATATAGCTTCGCTACGGACCATCGAAGGATGCTCTTGCCATAAAAGAGCGGCATTATTAAGGAAGACGGTATATACAAGATTCGCACTTAAATTTGAGTTTTTGTGCATCGCAGAAACTCTTTTGCGTAAGGATGGGTGCTCTTGACCAAATTTATCCAGTAAATCAAAATAAGTGCTGCTGCCGTGTAGTTGTGGCGTATCCCAGATAGAAGAGACGACCTCCGCTTCTGGGATATTCTCCAGATAAGCCAGAAACTCCCCGTATCGAAAACTTGATAATTTAGATGGGAAAATCGTGTCAAGTATTAAAAGTCTCTTTTGGGATATACCCGCAGAAATGTTACAGCGGGAGGGAATATTATCGCTATTAAGTTTTAGAATATTACGCGCATCAGAATCAATTAAATCGGGTCGAACTGCTTGAATTTTCTCCCTAATCAGTGCCGATTCGCCTATCGCACCAACTTGCGTAAATTTCTCGGCATCCAGATCAAGTCGTAAGCCGACACTTTGCTCATTCTCCAGACACTCTAAGCTATTAACATAATAGACAGGAAGTTCATCCAATGCAAATTCTTTGCCGAGTTGAAGTTGGCGGTGCGCACCGTTGATATCACCCC
This sequence is a window from Rhodoferax sp. WC2427. Protein-coding genes within it:
- a CDS encoding GDP-L-fucose synthase family protein, with the translated sequence MEKTSKIYVAGHRGLAGSAILRALEARGYNNVVVRTHAELDLEDGAATQQFFAQERPEVVFLAAAKVGGIHANNTYPVDFLMSNLLIEANIFRAAHACKVERLVFLGSSCIYPRDCPQPIKEEYLLTGLLESTNRPYALAKIAGVEMCWSYNRQYGTKWLAAMPTNLYGPGDNYDLNNSHVLPALVRKMHDAKVSGAEEVVLWGSGTPKREFLYVDDLADALVFLASLDDTRYSELTNPVRCPLINVGSGQDLTIRALAETIADVVGYKGTFVQDTSKPDGTMRKVMDTSKIQQLGWAPTTGLAEGIQRAYDSYLRL
- a CDS encoding acetyltransferase; translation: MKNKISFGLIGAGGFGREVMPYSKESISKSLNIPAEDINLYFVETEDPIENRRNGYSVISLRDFQSLTGTLLYNVAIGSGVARADISKRVGNSAKVLSIQGPQVIILENNVIGEGAIFCPNTMITSNVKIGSFFHANIYSYVAHDCVIGDFVTFAPGVCCNGNVHIDDFAYIGTKAVIKQGSADKPLRIGKGAVVGMGAVVTKDVPPGVTVIGNPARII
- a CDS encoding glycosyltransferase; translated protein: MNKPTVSVIMPTYNHSKYVKQAIESVLSQTDVDFELIISDDGSTDNTRDVITSISDDRILFFPNTVNRGACIVTNELIGRSRGEFIALINSDDYWNSPDKLIYQVGILRTNPNIGACFGRAQFVDKDGVVITKGSLPFGTVFDQENRSQGLWLRRFFDLSNCICHPTMLIRRSCYIEIGLYNNRFRQLPDFEMWIRLVKRYPIFISDRDLINFRILPGESASSHTSANSIRTINEHLLITDIFFDDVSRDQLIDGFADLLVCKDIPTEDHLLIEKARLLLVENQWLGRPYKIIAMLKIFSCLNNSTRRKIMSETYGMDDRWFQNKMGEIDILKPKIVEDIKEKTQGIRRILKRLLQLVGK
- the vioA gene encoding dTDP-4-amino-4,6-dideoxy-D-glucose aminotransferase VioA, translating into MKQKSKIFVTQPQLPPLAEFIPYLEEIWESKILTNGGPFHQQLEKALCEYLGVEHIALFTNATIALVTALQALRITGEVITTPYSFVATAHSLLWNGIKPVFVDIDKNSLNIDPSKIEAAITPQTTAIMPVHCYGHPCDVEAIQKIADMYNLKVIYDAAHAFGVSDSRGSILNHGDLSVLSFHATKVFNTFEGGAIICPDKKTKLRIDNLKNFGIVDEVTVVAPGINGKMSELNAAFGMLQLKHVDEAILLRKSIDALYRKELADIPGITCVENTEETTSNYSYFPILVQSDFPISRDDLYQNLKNENIYARRYFYPLISDFPMYRSMPSAQHAGLPVALNAASRILCLPIYPNLTFDEVKRITNFIKSVTA
- the gmd gene encoding GDP-mannose 4,6-dehydratase; its protein translation is MHKFNEKLSNSKIALITGITGQDGAYLAELLLKKGYEVHGIKRRSSLFNTDRIDHLYQDPHVDNARFKLHYGDLTDSTNLIRIIQLVQPDEIYNLAAMSHVAVSFETPEYTANADGIGTLRILEAIRILGLEKKTRFYQASTSELYGLVQETPQKETTPFYPRSPYAVAKMYAFWITVNYREAYGIYACNGILFNHESPIRGETFVTRKITRALARIKLDLQDCLYLGNMDSLRDWGHAKDYVEMQWLMLQQEQAEDFVIATGVQYSVRDFVNTAALELGIQMRWEGQGVDEKGYDTATGKCIVQVDPRYFRPTEVETLLGDASKARQKLGWTPQISFQQLVAEMVQSDLQSAQRDELVKKHGFATYDYHE
- a CDS encoding glycosyltransferase, with product MDNPKILELKLSVLLVTYNHENYIERALDSLFRQKLSHRIELVIADDFSSDKTIEIIKSFEGRDDRFIFKYLDNDKNYGITRNYQRGFLASDGLYVAVLEGDDYWISPTKLEKQILFLDEHWECDLCSVNYWVFEENRNFFYPRAPIGNDHKIIAARDLINDNLVGNFSTCMYRKSALRKIPQSVFEIKSYDWIINICISGKNLIGFLNEPLSVYRIHSKGSWSKASHLEKLKAQLEIIPAYNDLTDGIYNAEFNELSARIKNSIAIETIDKNLSNIKLPASRLFRLARNFLPPFLFPLFHLITPPIFSRVLLKIIRRGGK